The Pseudomonas hefeiensis genomic sequence TCCACATCATCCAGCCACATGTGGTGTAGTAGAACAGGCGATCTTCGGGGCCGAGATCAACATGCAGGCCATGTTCCTTGAGGTGTTGCAGCAATACGCCGCCGGTGCTGTGGACGATGCACTTCGGCACGCCAGTGGTGCCACTGGAATAAAGGATGTACAGCGGATGATCGAACGGCACGCCAACGAACGCCGGTTCGCCGCCACAGCGGTAGAAGTCGCTCCACAACGCGACGCTGGCCGTTGTCTTGAAGTCTTTGGCGCAGGCGTTAGGGCATGCGTAGGGCAGGATGATCAGTTGCTGCAGCGAAGGCAGGCGCTCGAGGATTTCGTTGACCTTGGCTCGCTGGTCGATGACCTTACCGGCGTAGCGGTAACCGGCGCAGGTGATTAGCACCTTGGGCTCGATCTGGCCAAACCGGTCGATGACCCCCTGGGTGCCGAAGTCAGGCGAGGAGCACGACCAGATCGCCCCCAGGCTGGTGGTGGCGAGCATGCCGACCAGGGTCTGCCAGGTGTTGGGCATGCACGCGGCTACCCGGTCGCCCTTGCTTACACCCGCCGCTTGCAGGCTTTTTTGCAGGCCGGCGACGTGGGCGGCAAGTTCGGCCCAGGTCAGTTGTTCCTGCCCGCCACTTTCGTCGAGGGCAACCACGGCCACGGCGTCATCGCGCCGGCGCAGCAGGTGTTCGGCAAAATTCAGTGTCGCCCCGGGAAACCACCGGGCGCTGGGCATTTGCTCATTTTCCACCAGCACAGCGCTGGGCGCCTGGTGAAAACCGATCTCGAAGAAGTCGACGATGGCCTGCCAGAAGGCTTCACGCTGGTCGATGCTCCAGGCGTGCAGCGCGGGATAATCGCTCAGTTGCAGTTGATGCCGTTCGTTGATGAACCGGCGAAAGGCGTCCATGCGTGACTGGGCGATACGATCGGGGGTGGGTTGCCAGAGGATGTCGGACATGGGGTGCCTCTTATTTTTTATGTACACACAAACTATAGAGCGACCCAATCTTGTGGCGAGGGGATTTATCCCCGACTTGTGGGAGCAAGGCTTGCCCGCGATGAACGAAAACGCGGTTTAGCTGTTAAACCGCGGTGCGGCCATCGCGGGCAAGCCTTGCTCCCACAGATAAATCCCCTCGCCACAAGGGAGCGCAAGAGATTTACTGAGCCAGCCACCCACCATCAATATTCCACGCCGCGCCGCGTACCTGGCTGCCGGCTTCGCTGCACAGAAACAGCACCAGTTCCCCCAGTTGCGGCGGGGTGACGAATTCCAGGGAAGGCTGCTTCTCGGCCAGCAGATCATGCTGCGCCTGTTGCGGATCGACGCCCGTGGCGATGCGGTCATCGATCTGTTTCTGCACCAGCGGTGTCAGCACCCAGCCAGGGCAGATGGCGTTGCACGTCACGTTGCTGGTGGCTGTTTCCAGGCCGACCACTTTGGTCAGGCCGATCACCCCGTGCTTGGCCGCGACGTAGGCAGCCTTGCCCACCGAGCCGACCTGGCCATGCACCGAGGCAATGTTGATGATCCGCCCCCAGCCCTTGGCGCGCATGCCTGGCAGGCTCAAGCGCGTGGCATGGAACACCGAGGACAGGTTGATGGCGATGATCGAGTCCCAGCGTTCCACCGGAAAATCCTCCACGGCGGCCACGTGCTGGATACCGGCGTTGTTCACCAGGATGTCCACGCCGCCGAACTCCCGCTCGGCGTAGGCGAGCATGTCGGCGATCTGCGCCGGGTCACTGACATCCGCCGGATGATGGCCGACCCTGCCACCGAACTGTTTCACTTCGGTCATGACCGTCGAAGCGTCGCCAAAACCGTTGAGGATCAGGTTGGCACCGGCCTTGGCCAGGCTCAGGGCAATGCCCAGGCCGATGCCGCTGGTGGAACCGGTCACCAGGGCGGTCTTGCCGGATAAAGTTGTCGTCATACGAACCTCACACAATGCCAGTGGCGTAGAACACACCGATCACCACGAAAACCGCGAGGGTCTTGATCAGCGTAATACAGAAAATGTCTTTGTAGGCTTCACGGTGGGTCAGGCCGGTCACCGCCAGCAGGGTGATCACCGCGCCGTTGTGGGGCAAGGTGTCCATGCCGCCGCTGGCCATGGACGCGACCCGGTGCAGTACTTCCAAGGGAATATTGGCGGCGTTGGCGGCGCTGATGAACGTTTCGGACATCGCCGCCAGGGCGATGCTCATGCCGCCCGAGGCTGAACCGGTGATGCCCGCCAGCAGCGTCACGGTCACGGCCTCATTGACCAATGGATTGGGAATGTTCTTGAGCCAGTCGGCCAACACCAGAAAACCCGGCAAGGACGCGATGACCGCACCGAAACCGTATTCCGAAGCGGTGTTCATTGCCGCCAGCAGCGCACCGCCCACCGCGCTCTTGCTGCCTTCGGCCAGCTTGCTGCGAATGGTGCTGAAGGCGAACAGTAGCACCAGGACAATACCCACCAGTAACGCGGCCTGCACGGCCCAGATCGCGGTCAGCTTGGCGATGTCGCTGGTCACCGGTGTGGTCATGCCTGGCAGCAACAGGCTGTGGGTCTTGCCGTACCACTGGGGAATCCACTGGGTGAACAGCAGGTTCATGATCCCGACCGCCAACAGCGGCGAAATGGCGAGCCAGGGATTGGGTAGCTTGATGTCTTCGGCGGTCTCCGGCTCGTTGCGCAGTTCGGTGCCGTAGCCTTCGCCTACACGCTGGGCCTTGTTGCGCTGGCGTTGCAGGAACAGCATGCCGAAGCTGAACACGAAGATCGTGCCGATCACACCCAGCCATGGCGCGGCCCAGGCGGTGGTGTTGAAGAAGGTGCTCGGGATGATGTTCTGGATCTGCGGCGTGCCGGGCAGGGCGTCCATGGTGAACGAGAACGCGCCAAGGGCAATGGTGGCCGGAATCAGCCGTTTGGGAATATTGCTCTGGCGGAACATCTCGGCGGCGAACGGATACACCGCGAACACCACGACGAACAGCGACACGCCGCCATAGGTCAGCAAGGCGCAGACCAGTACGATCACCAACATGGCCTGGCGCGTACCCAGCAGGCGAATCGCCGCTGCGACGATGGAACGGGAGAAACCCGACAGCTCGATCAGTTTGCCGAACACCGCGCCGAGCAGGAACACCGGAAAATACAGTTTGATGAAACCGACCATCTTCTCCATGAACACCCCGGTGAAGGCAGGTGCGACGGCGGAAGGGTCAGTGAGCAAGACGGCGCCGAGGGCGGCGATGGGGGCAAAAAGGATAACGCTGTAGCCACGGTAGGCGGCCACCATCAGCAGCGTGAGAGCTGCCAAGGCAATGATCACACTCATGGTGTGTCTCCTGGATTGTTATTTTTGTGGTGAAACGGTGCGGAGGGCTTTAGCGAGTTTTGTGCCAGGTATGTAATTTATTGAAATATAAGGGAATTATTGATTTTTAAGGGAGTGGTTCGAGGGTTTTGTCTCTGTTTTGAGATTTTCAGGGGCTGTGCTGGCCTCATCGCGAGCAGGCTCGCTCCCACAGGTTGGCTGTGTCGTTCATGAGAACGCTTTCCAGTGTGGGAGCGAGCCTGCTCGCGATGAGCGCAAAGCGCTCAAAAAGAGGTCGTCCAGCTAAGGAGACTAAAGTCTCTTTATTGAGACTCTGCGATCCCCAGCGCCACCATCTTTTTATACAAGGTCGATCTCCCCAGTCCCAACCGCTCGGCCGCTTCGACCACCTTGCCGTCGCATTGTGCGAGGGTGGTTTCGATCAAATGGCGGTCGAATCGTGCCCGGGCCTGGCTGAAGGTTTCTTGCCGCAGCGGTTCCTGATGTGGATTTAACGCACGGGTGACCGGCGTGAAAGTCCCAATGGCCGCTCGAATATCGGCGGCAGTGAGCAGCAGGTCGTCGCTGAGCAGCGCGGTTCGTTCCAGCACATTGCGTAGCTCCCGGATGTTGCCCGGCCAGGCGTGTTGCCCCAGCAGGTCGAGTGCGTCGCGGTTCAGTTCGTGCTGGCTGCGCAGTTCTTCGAGGATCGCCTCGCTCAGGGCCGGCAAGTCATCCAGCCGTTCGCGCAGCGGCGGGACCTGGATCGGCAACACATTGAGGCGGTAATACAGGTCGGCGCGAAACTCTCCGCGTTTGATCGCCGCTTCCAGATCCATGGACGTGGCAGCGATGATCCGCACGTCGCTTTGCATCACCTCGTTGGAGCCCACCGGTTCGTATTCTTTTTCCTGCAAGACCCGCAGCAGTTTGCTTTGCAGCGGCAGCGGCATGTCGCCAATTTCATCCAGGAACAGTGTGCCGCCCTGGGCGATCTGCAGTTTGCCGGCGCGGCCTTTGCGGTCGGCGCCGGTGAAGGCGCCCGGAGCGGTGCCAAAGAACTCGGCTTCCAGCAGGGATTCCGGAATCGCGGCGCTGTTGATGCTGACGAACGCCTTGTGCGCCCTTGGCGAAGCACCGTGGATTGCCTGGGCCAGCAGTTCCTTGCCGGTCCCGGTTTCGCCGAGCAGCAGCACCGGCGAATCGGCGCTGGCGCTGCGCCGGGCACGACGCTTGACCTCAAGGCTGGCGCGGCTGGTGCCGATGAAGTGGGCGAAGTTGTACCGCGTCTGCCGTGCCCGCAGCAGTGAGCGGGTGGAAGCCAGTTCTTCCTGCATGCTCAGGTAGCGCTTGAGCATCGGCGACAGGCTGCGCAATTCATCGAACAGGGCAAAACCGATGGCGCCGATCACCGCGCCCGCGCTGTCGTGGATCGGCAGGCGCATCACCACCATCGGCTCCTTGGGCGTGTCTTGCATGTCCAGCAGAATCGGCCGGCCCGTGCGCACTACTTCGCGCAGCAGGCTCCCCGGGATCACGCTCTCGCACGCCCGGCCGATGGCTTCTTGCGCCGAGTTCAGGCCGAAGCGCCGGGCGTAGCGTTCGTTCATCCAGACGATATTCGCGTCACGGTCAACAATCACCGTGCCTTCGCTGGACTGTTCGATGATCTCGAACAACGAACGGATCGCCAGCGTGCGCACGCGCTTGTAATCCTTGAGGCTTTCGGTGGGGTTCATCGGGCATTTCCAGAAGGTGGGATTTGCCGGCATCCTCCGATCAAAGGGGTTGCCAAAGAGCGGCATTATGCCGGGAGGGGCTGGTCGAGCAATACTCCGCCCGCATTCTTTGTCGTGCCGTGCCTCGTTGGAAAACCCTAGGTCTCGGCAAGTCTGCGCAGTAGTGAGCAGTTGGATAAAGTTGTACAGTTATCAGTATCTTGTACATTTTTCGAGAGCGCTCATGAATAAAATCAACCCTCGCAAGCTGAAACTCTCCAAATGGACTGCCTGTGCGCCGTCTGATCGGGAAAAGCATTTTCTCGTCACCAAGCTGCTCTGTGATGAGGAGGGGACACCCATTCGGGTTGAGCTTGAGGCTGTGTACAGCGCTCGTGTGACGCTGCTCGACTGGCACGAGTTGCGTGACAGCAGGCATTGGAAAATGGGCTGGTGCTGAATGGCTTGGGCTGTGCCATAGAGATCTGTATGACTCCCGATAGTTATACATAGTAAAAAGTATGTACAAGTTTTCCTGCGGTAGTGGCTTAATGCAGCTATCTAGCGATGGCATCTCTGCCTTCGTGTGACAACAGCCACGCATTCACCGCCTCCGGGAGCGCCACCCATGTTCATTCGTACTCGCAAGCATCAGGACGCCTTGCACGAAATCCAGGCCAGGCAGGCTATTCTCGAAGCCGAACGGACGGCCTTGCAGCATTGCATGGCAATCATCGAGTTCACTCCTACGGGCGAGGTGCTCGACGTCAGCCCGGCTTTTTTGAAAATGATGGGTTATTCACTCAGCGAAACCCTTGGTCAGCATCATTCGATGTTTTGTGAGCCTGCCTATTCACGCAGTGCCGAATGCTCAGCGTTATGGCAACAACTGGGGCAAGGCTACTCTGCCGACAGCCAGTTTCTGCATTTGCGCCGTGATGGAAGCTGGCTGTGGGTGCAAGCAAGCTACGCCCCTGTGCTGGATCAAGATGCAAAGGTGCAGCGCATCATCTTGATCGTTCGCGATATCAACGAGCGGGTGTTGCGCGCCCAGGCCGAAACCAGCTTCATGCAAGCGATTGACCGCTCCATGGCGGTTATCGAATTTGATCTGAGCGGTCAGGTCGTGAATGCCAACGCGAATTTCATGGGCGTCATGGGGTACCGCCTGCAAGAGATTCGGGGCCAGCATCATCGGATTTTCTGCAAGCCAAGCGAGGTTCAGAGCGAGGCCTATCGTGGCTTCTGGGCCGGGCTCAATCGCGGAGAATACAAGACCGGCCTTTTCGAACGCGTCGACAATCGAGGCGCGACTGTCTGGCTGCAGGCTACCTACAATCCGCTTTACGATGCGCGGGGGCGTTTGTATGGGGTGGTCAAGTTCGCCACTGACAGCACTCGCGAAGTCGAGCAGCGCCAAAGTGAATCAAAAGCGGCGGGACTGGCTTTCGAGACATCCCGGCAGACCGATGAGCAAACCCGGCTCGGCACGTGTGTGGTTCAGCAAACCGTTACGGTGGTGCAAAGCATCGCCGATGAGCTTCAACAGGTGTCAGCCGGGATAGGTGCCCTGAGCGTGCAGTCAGAAGAAATCGGCAGCATCGTTGATGCCATCCGGGGCATCGCCGAACAGACCAATCTGCTTGCCCTCAATGCAGCCATCGAAGCGGCTCGCGCCGGGGAGCAGGGACGCGGCTTCGCGGTGGTGGCCGATGAGGTGCGCAATCTGGCGCGACGTACAAGCCAGTCAACCGTGGCCATTACTCAGGTCGTCGCCAAGAACCGTGAATTGGCCAGGCAAGCGGTGAGCAGCATGCAATCGAGCACGCTCAAGGCAGAGCAGGGCGTGAAACTGGCTAACCAGGCCGGCACTGTCATTCTGGATATTCATCGAGGCGCGCAGCAGGTTGTGGAGGTGATGGGTGAATTCGCTCAAGCGCTGGATCAACGACGTGGTGCCTGAGCGAACCCGGGATTACTGCGGCTGCGCCGCCGCCAACAACTCCTTGGTATACGGATGCTGGGGCGCGTCGAACACTTCATGGCTGGCGCCGTGTTCCACCACTTTACCGTCCTTGATCACGATCATGTCGTGGGCCAGGGCGCGGACCACCGCCAGGTCATGGCTGATGAACAGGTAGGTCAGGCCATGCTTTTCCTGGAGCTGGCGGAGCAGGGCGACCACTTGCTTTTGCACGGTGCGGTCCAGGGCTGAGGTCGGTTCGTCCAGCAGAATCAGGGCCGGCTTGAGCACCAGCGCCCGAGCGATGGCGATGCGTTGGCGCTGGCCGCCGGAGAATTCGTGGGGGTAGCGGTGGCGGCTCTGCGGGTCGAGGCCGACTTCCTGCAGTGCCTGGATCACCTGCGCTTCGCACTGCTCGGAACTGGACGAGCTGTGGACCTCAAGGCCCTCGCTGATGATCTGCTGCACCGACATGCGGGGGCTGAGGCTGCCGAACGGGTCCTGGAACACCACCTGCATCTGCTTGCGCCACGGTCGCAGGTCTTTCTGTGACAGATGATCGAGGGCTTGTCCCTGGAAGCGGATGCTGCCTTCGGACTCGATCAGTCGCAGGATCGCCTGGCCGAGAGTGGATTTGCCGGAACCGGATTCGCCGACGATGCCCAGGGTCTTGCCGCGTTGGATCGTCAGGCTGATGCCGTCCACAGCGTGCAAGTATTCCTTGCGCCGGAACAGACCGCCGCCCAGGGCAAAGCTGACGCGCAAATCCTGCACTTGCAAGACGTCTTCGCGTTCATCACGGGGCGGGGCTTCGCCTTCCGGCTCGGCGTGCAGCAACTCGCAGCTGTAGGGATGCTTCGGCGCGCTGAAGAGTGTTTCGCACGGCGCCTGTTCGACGATTTCCCCAGCCTTCATTACGCACACCCGTTGCGCGATGCTGCGCACCAGGTTCAGGTCGTGGCTGATCAACAGCAGTGACATGCCGAGTCGTTGCTGCAGGGACTTGAGCAGCAGCAGAATCTTGCGCTGCACCGTCACGTCGAGCGCGGTGGTCGGTTCGTCGGCAATCAACAGTTCCGGTTCGCAGGCCAGGGCCATGGCAATCATCACCCGCTGTCGTTGGCCGCCGGAGAGTTGGTGCGGGTAAGCCTTGAGCCGTTCGGTGGGTTTCTGGATGCCCACCAGGGCCAGCAACTCCAGAATGCGCTGGCGCGCCGCCTTGCCACCCAGGCCCTTGTGCAGCATCAGGGTTTCACCAATCTGCTTTTCGACGCTGTGCAGCGGGTTCAGCGACGTCATCGGCTCCTGGAAAATCATTGCGATCCGGTCCCCTCGCAGTTCGCGCAGGACCTTGGCCTCGGCGCCCACCAGTTCCTGGCCGCGATAGCGGATGCTGCCGGTGGTATGGCTGCCGGTTTGCGGCAGCAATTGCGGGATCGAATGGGCCGTTACCGACTTGCCGGAGCCGGACTCACCCACCAGGGCCAGGCATTCGCCGGGGCGGATGTCCAGGCACAGGTTGCGCACCACGGTTTGGTCGTTGAAGGCCACGCTCAAGTCGCGGATTTCGATCAGGTTGTCGCTCATCTCAGGGTTCCGCTTCATGGCCGTGGATCAGGATCGGGGGTCGAACGCATCGCGCAACGCCTCGCCAATGAACACCAGCAGAGAAAGAATCAGCGCCAGGGTGAAGAACGCCGTCAGGCCCAGCCACGGCGCTTGCAGGTTCTGTTTGCCCTGGCCGATCAGCTCCCCCAGCGACGCGCTGCCCGCCGGCATGCCGAAGCCGAGGAAGTCCAGAGCGGTGAGGGTGGAAATGGCCCCGGTGAGGATGAACGGCAGATAACTCAGGGTGGCGTTCATCGCGTTGGGCAGGATATGTCGCACGAT encodes the following:
- the hbdH gene encoding 3-hydroxybutyrate dehydrogenase; translated protein: MTTTLSGKTALVTGSTSGIGLGIALSLAKAGANLILNGFGDASTVMTEVKQFGGRVGHHPADVSDPAQIADMLAYAEREFGGVDILVNNAGIQHVAAVEDFPVERWDSIIAINLSSVFHATRLSLPGMRAKGWGRIINIASVHGQVGSVGKAAYVAAKHGVIGLTKVVGLETATSNVTCNAICPGWVLTPLVQKQIDDRIATGVDPQQAQHDLLAEKQPSLEFVTPPQLGELVLFLCSEAGSQVRGAAWNIDGGWLAQ
- a CDS encoding GntP family permease translates to MSVIIALAALTLLMVAAYRGYSVILFAPIAALGAVLLTDPSAVAPAFTGVFMEKMVGFIKLYFPVFLLGAVFGKLIELSGFSRSIVAAAIRLLGTRQAMLVIVLVCALLTYGGVSLFVVVFAVYPFAAEMFRQSNIPKRLIPATIALGAFSFTMDALPGTPQIQNIIPSTFFNTTAWAAPWLGVIGTIFVFSFGMLFLQRQRNKAQRVGEGYGTELRNEPETAEDIKLPNPWLAISPLLAVGIMNLLFTQWIPQWYGKTHSLLLPGMTTPVTSDIAKLTAIWAVQAALLVGIVLVLLFAFSTIRSKLAEGSKSAVGGALLAAMNTASEYGFGAVIASLPGFLVLADWLKNIPNPLVNEAVTVTLLAGITGSASGGMSIALAAMSETFISAANAANIPLEVLHRVASMASGGMDTLPHNGAVITLLAVTGLTHREAYKDIFCITLIKTLAVFVVIGVFYATGIV
- a CDS encoding sigma-54 interaction domain-containing protein, which produces MNPTESLKDYKRVRTLAIRSLFEIIEQSSEGTVIVDRDANIVWMNERYARRFGLNSAQEAIGRACESVIPGSLLREVVRTGRPILLDMQDTPKEPMVVMRLPIHDSAGAVIGAIGFALFDELRSLSPMLKRYLSMQEELASTRSLLRARQTRYNFAHFIGTSRASLEVKRRARRSASADSPVLLLGETGTGKELLAQAIHGASPRAHKAFVSINSAAIPESLLEAEFFGTAPGAFTGADRKGRAGKLQIAQGGTLFLDEIGDMPLPLQSKLLRVLQEKEYEPVGSNEVMQSDVRIIAATSMDLEAAIKRGEFRADLYYRLNVLPIQVPPLRERLDDLPALSEAILEELRSQHELNRDALDLLGQHAWPGNIRELRNVLERTALLSDDLLLTAADIRAAIGTFTPVTRALNPHQEPLRQETFSQARARFDRHLIETTLAQCDGKVVEAAERLGLGRSTLYKKMVALGIAESQ
- a CDS encoding TIGR02450 family Trp-rich protein, which gives rise to MNKINPRKLKLSKWTACAPSDREKHFLVTKLLCDEEGTPIRVELEAVYSARVTLLDWHELRDSRHWKMGWC
- a CDS encoding methyl-accepting chemotaxis protein, which gives rise to MFIRTRKHQDALHEIQARQAILEAERTALQHCMAIIEFTPTGEVLDVSPAFLKMMGYSLSETLGQHHSMFCEPAYSRSAECSALWQQLGQGYSADSQFLHLRRDGSWLWVQASYAPVLDQDAKVQRIILIVRDINERVLRAQAETSFMQAIDRSMAVIEFDLSGQVVNANANFMGVMGYRLQEIRGQHHRIFCKPSEVQSEAYRGFWAGLNRGEYKTGLFERVDNRGATVWLQATYNPLYDARGRLYGVVKFATDSTREVEQRQSESKAAGLAFETSRQTDEQTRLGTCVVQQTVTVVQSIADELQQVSAGIGALSVQSEEIGSIVDAIRGIAEQTNLLALNAAIEAARAGEQGRGFAVVADEVRNLARRTSQSTVAITQVVAKNRELARQAVSSMQSSTLKAEQGVKLANQAGTVILDIHRGAQQVVEVMGEFAQALDQRRGA
- a CDS encoding ABC transporter ATP-binding protein; translated protein: MSDNLIEIRDLSVAFNDQTVVRNLCLDIRPGECLALVGESGSGKSVTAHSIPQLLPQTGSHTTGSIRYRGQELVGAEAKVLRELRGDRIAMIFQEPMTSLNPLHSVEKQIGETLMLHKGLGGKAARQRILELLALVGIQKPTERLKAYPHQLSGGQRQRVMIAMALACEPELLIADEPTTALDVTVQRKILLLLKSLQQRLGMSLLLISHDLNLVRSIAQRVCVMKAGEIVEQAPCETLFSAPKHPYSCELLHAEPEGEAPPRDEREDVLQVQDLRVSFALGGGLFRRKEYLHAVDGISLTIQRGKTLGIVGESGSGKSTLGQAILRLIESEGSIRFQGQALDHLSQKDLRPWRKQMQVVFQDPFGSLSPRMSVQQIISEGLEVHSSSSSEQCEAQVIQALQEVGLDPQSRHRYPHEFSGGQRQRIAIARALVLKPALILLDEPTSALDRTVQKQVVALLRQLQEKHGLTYLFISHDLAVVRALAHDMIVIKDGKVVEHGASHEVFDAPQHPYTKELLAAAQPQ